Proteins encoded by one window of Cryptococcus gattii WM276 chromosome K, complete sequence:
- a CDS encoding Alcohol dehydrogenase (NADP+), putative (Similar to TIGR gene model, INSD accession AAW46372.1) encodes MVADNEFKGWAGLDEKACDGHMSFQEFAPKKWDEDDIDVKILYCGICGSDVSSLSGEWGPVKDICPQVCGHEIVGEVVRVGSTPENGLKVGDLVGIGAQSDSCRECEWCKEGKENYCATQTITFNYPYNRGPNGKGSIARGGFAKYWRGPSKFAVPIPSDLEPDVAAPMLCGGVTVYSPLARFEIGTKRKRVGVIGVGGLGHMAILFAKAMGAEVTAISRTDAKREDAFKLGATDYFATGDNLQEAVKAHSRSLDFILCTINPENFPIADYLPLLTPAGIFCIVGVIPTPLQVPTFPLIMHSACIAGSNIGSPEEIAEMFEFAVKHNIRPWIQKWNFDDINKALPSFQKGDPRYRFVLVNVDNGGKL; translated from the exons ATGGTCGCCGACAATGAATTCAAAGGTTGGGCTGGTTTGGACGAGAAGGCCTGCGACGGTCACATGTCGTTCCAGGAATTTGCTCCCAAGAAGTGGGATGAAGACGACATTGATG TCAAGATTTTGTACTGTGGTATCTGTGGTTCAGATGTCTCCTCTTTATCTGGTGAATGGGGACCTGTCAAGGACATTTGCCCTCAGGTTTGTGGCCACGAGATTGTTGGTGAGGTCGTGAGGGTTGGCAGTACTCCCGAGAACGGCCTTAAGGTTGGTGATCTCGTCGGTATTGGGGCCCAGTCGGACTCCTGTCGTGAATGCGAATGGTGCAAGGAAG GCAAGGAAAACTACTGTGCTACCCAAACAATCACATTCAACTACCCCTATAACCGTGGCCCCAACGGGAAGGGCTCCATTGCCAGAGGTGGTTTTGCCAAGTACTGGCGAGGACCTTCTAAGTTTGCTGTCCCCATTCCTTCCGATCTTGAGCCCGATGTTGCTGCACCCATGCTTTGTGGTGGTGTCACCGTCTACAGCCCCCTCGCCCGTTTTGAAATTGGTACCAAGCGCAAGCGCGTTGGTGTCATTGGTGTCGGCGGTCTCGGTCACATGGCTATCCTTTTTGCCAAGGCCATGGGTGCTGAGGTGACCGCCATATCTCGAACTGATGCCAAGCGGGAGGACGCCTTCAAGCTTGGCGCTACCGATTATTTTGCTACCGGTGATAACTTACAGGAGGCTGTCAAGGCTCACTCTCGCTCCCTCGACTTTATTCTCTGTACAATCA ACCCTGAGAATTTCCCCATTGCCGATTACCTCCCCCTCCTCACTCCCGCTGGTATTTTCTGCATTGTCGGCGTCATCCCCACCCCTTTACAAGTCCCCACTTTCCCTCTTATCATGCACAGCGCCTGCATCGCTGGTTCCAACATCGGTAGCCCCGAGGAGATTGCCGAAATGTTCGAGTTCGCTGTTAAGCACAACATTAGGCCTTGGATCCAAAAGTGGAACTTCGACGATATCAACAAGGCGTTGCCTTCTTTCCAGAAAGGTGATCCTAGATATAGGTTCGTCTTGGTTAATGTCGATAATGGCGGCAAACTTTAA